A single region of the Undibacterium piscinae genome encodes:
- a CDS encoding TolC family protein — translation MIFLNVALGAAQTHAAETMQQAWDIALQRDHYFAASQQKELAANHQLASVQANHLPKVSLDAGYMRTESEPSAKVNIPALPFLKGASLPFAQDGTYFGGVALSAPVYTGGKISAGVAAAQAQADAAQARTGQSKSELKLAVAQSYIAVLRASHAQEVAKSHITAVGKHVSDVLALFDQGYVARHDLLASQVALANAEQLGLQAGNALAMARAAYNRWLGRPQDGIVDILDIGAGSQASLSNDQTSDVTGDLTYLLSSANARRKELQELDQQSLAYKKQASSVAAGHLPQIGVSAGWSKLENRYLVEDKGWWVGVVMKWELFDGGLIRHQAAQLSATAQAIQEIQEDTRERIALQVRQSWLSQQEANARMALVGKASEQADETLLLARERYRSGLAPNSDVLDAETRRLQAYSNRDNAIYDRELARLQLQYASGQL, via the coding sequence TTGATTTTTCTCAATGTTGCTCTTGGCGCCGCGCAGACGCATGCGGCCGAGACTATGCAGCAGGCATGGGATATCGCACTGCAACGCGACCATTATTTTGCCGCGTCGCAACAAAAAGAACTTGCCGCCAACCATCAACTGGCCTCTGTACAAGCCAATCATTTACCTAAAGTCAGTCTCGATGCCGGCTACATGCGCACCGAATCTGAACCTTCCGCCAAAGTAAATATCCCCGCCCTGCCTTTTCTGAAAGGTGCCAGTTTGCCGTTTGCGCAAGACGGAACCTACTTTGGTGGTGTGGCATTGTCAGCGCCGGTGTACACCGGTGGCAAAATTTCTGCCGGGGTGGCGGCGGCGCAAGCGCAGGCCGATGCCGCTCAGGCGCGTACCGGCCAAAGCAAAAGTGAGCTGAAGCTGGCAGTGGCGCAATCATATATTGCCGTGCTACGCGCCAGCCATGCGCAAGAGGTCGCTAAAAGTCATATCACGGCCGTTGGCAAACATGTCAGCGACGTCCTAGCCTTGTTCGATCAGGGCTACGTCGCCCGCCATGATTTGCTGGCATCGCAAGTGGCGCTGGCCAATGCGGAGCAACTTGGTCTGCAGGCTGGGAATGCGCTGGCAATGGCGCGTGCCGCCTATAACCGCTGGCTCGGGCGGCCGCAAGACGGCATCGTCGATATTCTTGATATCGGTGCGGGCAGTCAGGCATCGCTCAGTAACGACCAGACTTCTGACGTGACTGGCGATCTGACTTATTTACTCAGCTCAGCCAATGCCCGGCGCAAAGAGTTGCAGGAACTTGATCAGCAAAGTCTGGCGTATAAAAAGCAAGCGTCCAGTGTAGCGGCCGGACATTTGCCGCAGATTGGCGTCAGTGCCGGCTGGAGCAAACTGGAAAACCGTTACCTGGTCGAAGACAAGGGTTGGTGGGTCGGTGTTGTGATGAAGTGGGAATTGTTCGACGGTGGCCTGATCCGTCATCAGGCGGCGCAATTAAGCGCCACTGCGCAGGCGATACAGGAAATTCAGGAAGACACCCGCGAGCGGATTGCCTTGCAAGTGCGTCAGTCATGGCTATCGCAACAGGAGGCCAATGCGCGTATGGCGCTGGTTGGCAAGGCCAGCGAGCAAGCTGATGAAACTTTGCTGCTGGCACGTGAGCGTTATCGCTCCGGCCTGGCACCCAACAGCGATGTGCTTGATGCGGAAACGCGCCGCTTGCAAGCGTATTCGAATCGTGACAATGCCATTTATGACAGGGAGTTGGCGCGTTTGCAGTTGCAATACGCCAGCGGTCAACTTTAA
- a CDS encoding HlyD family efflux transporter periplasmic adaptor subunit, which translates to MPEGLIAASGRIEGERIVAAAKYPGRVVKIMAREGETVSVGTVVAQLEDTTFQSRVEQARQALNGSEAQLRGAQAALDVTQKEVPMAINGADAAVSQAQAMSGKASAVELQARRDAQRHKDLFERGVIERHRYEQADLAWQVAQADVKAAQESVSRAQQGALQAGLGGDKVKAKQQEIGALQAQRERAVAAVAEANAILGDLVIKAPATGVVLARLREPGEVVMPGSAILDMVDLDALHLKVYVPESKIGQLRLGLPVRIYIDAQPDQFYTAKVSFIASRAEFTPKEVQTTDERVKLVYAVKLAIDKNPDHKLTPGLPADAVIRWKENAVWQKPSWK; encoded by the coding sequence TTGCCTGAAGGCTTAATTGCCGCCAGCGGACGCATAGAGGGCGAACGCATCGTGGCTGCCGCCAAATATCCGGGGCGGGTAGTCAAGATCATGGCCAGGGAAGGCGAGACTGTTAGTGTTGGTACCGTGGTGGCGCAACTGGAAGATACGACTTTCCAATCGAGGGTAGAGCAGGCCAGGCAAGCGCTTAATGGCAGCGAAGCGCAATTGCGCGGGGCACAGGCGGCACTGGATGTCACCCAAAAAGAAGTGCCGATGGCCATTAATGGCGCGGATGCTGCCGTGAGTCAGGCGCAAGCCATGTCAGGCAAGGCCAGTGCGGTAGAGTTGCAGGCACGCCGCGATGCGCAAAGGCATAAGGATTTATTTGAACGCGGCGTGATAGAGCGCCATCGTTACGAGCAGGCTGATCTGGCCTGGCAAGTGGCGCAAGCTGATGTGAAAGCGGCCCAGGAAAGCGTCAGCAGGGCACAGCAAGGAGCTTTGCAGGCCGGTCTCGGCGGTGACAAAGTCAAAGCCAAACAACAGGAAATCGGCGCCTTGCAGGCGCAGCGCGAGCGCGCGGTTGCTGCCGTAGCGGAGGCCAATGCGATCCTGGGCGATCTGGTAATCAAGGCACCCGCTACCGGTGTGGTGCTGGCGCGTTTGCGCGAACCCGGTGAGGTCGTCATGCCCGGCAGCGCGATTCTCGATATGGTCGATCTCGACGCCCTGCACCTGAAAGTGTATGTGCCGGAATCGAAAATCGGCCAACTGCGCCTGGGTTTGCCGGTACGTATTTACATTGATGCGCAACCGGATCAGTTCTATACCGCCAAGGTTAGTTTCATTGCCTCGCGTGCCGAATTTACCCCTAAGGAAGTGCAGACTACCGATGAAAGGGTCAAACTGGTGTATGCCGTGAAACTGGCGATAGATAAAAATCCGGATCACAAGTTGACACCGGGTTTGCCGGCCGATGCCGTCATCCGTTGGAAAGAGAATGCAGTCTGGCAAAAGCCTAGCTGGAAATGA
- a CDS encoding alpha/beta fold hydrolase: MDMALHSQIAKFTAGVSPISVILACMDWGLHLAASPGKQLDLLKMREKQATEWPKWISEAIAANAGGQKPITETGAELLAAGKDGRFAYPGWNAWPFNALKNSFLQTQEFWQSATTGVRGVSAHHEYVVNFVSRQMLDMLSPSNYPLLNPEVLATTVETKGKNLVSGMLHWMQDNGLELDVNGNGKLNHTPKPLAYTPGHEVAITPGKVVFRNDLIELIQYSPQTAKVFAEPILIVPSWIMKYYILDLSQHNSLVRFLVEQGHTVFMISWKNPTKEDRDLGMHDYIDSGLFAALEEVGRITHKKPVHAVGYCLGGTLLSIGAAALANGAARKAHPALPQIKSITLLAAQTDFSEPGELGLFIDESQLAILDAQMWEKGYLDGDQMASSFQLLNSRDLIWSKIMREYQLGTRNSPNDLMSWNADSTRLPYRMHSEYLKHLFLHNDLAEGRYEVNGHSIALTDLHLPMFVVGTARDHVSPWRSVYKIHLLSDSPIEFVLASGGHNAGIVSEPGHAHRSYQYLPVEKRSTTYSDPEEWLAAASTAPGSWWIHWQQWLEQHSSPNKITALTPESDPDLGDAPGQYVMEK, translated from the coding sequence ATGGATATGGCACTGCACAGTCAGATTGCCAAATTTACCGCCGGTGTTTCTCCCATCAGCGTCATTCTCGCCTGCATGGATTGGGGTCTGCATCTGGCCGCCTCTCCTGGCAAGCAACTCGATTTACTCAAGATGAGGGAAAAGCAGGCCACAGAATGGCCAAAGTGGATCTCGGAAGCGATCGCGGCAAATGCGGGCGGACAAAAACCCATTACCGAAACCGGTGCGGAACTGCTTGCCGCCGGCAAAGACGGCCGTTTTGCGTATCCGGGATGGAACGCCTGGCCCTTCAATGCACTAAAGAATTCTTTCCTGCAAACCCAGGAATTCTGGCAAAGCGCCACTACCGGCGTGCGCGGAGTGTCGGCGCATCACGAGTACGTGGTCAATTTCGTGTCACGCCAGATGCTCGATATGCTGTCCCCGTCCAATTATCCGCTGCTCAACCCTGAAGTCCTCGCCACCACGGTCGAAACCAAAGGGAAGAATTTAGTCTCCGGCATGCTCCATTGGATGCAGGACAATGGACTGGAATTGGATGTCAATGGCAATGGCAAGCTGAACCATACTCCCAAACCACTGGCCTATACCCCAGGTCACGAAGTGGCGATTACGCCGGGCAAGGTGGTGTTCCGCAATGACTTGATTGAGCTGATTCAGTATTCACCGCAGACTGCCAAGGTATTTGCCGAACCAATACTGATCGTGCCGTCCTGGATCATGAAATATTACATTCTCGATCTGTCACAACACAACTCACTGGTGCGCTTTCTGGTAGAGCAAGGACATACGGTATTCATGATCTCATGGAAAAATCCGACCAAGGAAGACCGTGACCTGGGCATGCACGATTACATAGACAGCGGCCTGTTTGCGGCGCTGGAGGAAGTCGGCCGTATTACCCACAAAAAACCGGTACACGCAGTCGGCTATTGCCTCGGTGGCACACTGCTATCGATAGGGGCGGCGGCATTGGCCAATGGCGCTGCGCGCAAAGCCCATCCAGCCCTGCCTCAGATAAAAAGTATCACGCTACTGGCAGCACAAACCGATTTCAGCGAGCCAGGCGAACTTGGCTTGTTTATAGACGAGAGCCAGTTAGCTATCCTTGATGCGCAGATGTGGGAAAAAGGCTATCTCGACGGTGACCAGATGGCGAGCTCGTTTCAGCTACTCAACTCACGCGATCTGATCTGGTCAAAAATCATGCGCGAATATCAGTTGGGCACGCGTAATTCTCCTAACGATCTGATGTCCTGGAACGCTGACAGCACACGTCTGCCTTACCGTATGCATAGCGAATACCTGAAACACCTGTTCCTGCATAATGATCTGGCCGAAGGTCGCTATGAAGTCAATGGCCATAGCATTGCATTGACCGATCTGCACCTGCCGATGTTCGTGGTAGGTACCGCGCGTGACCACGTCTCTCCCTGGCGCTCGGTCTACAAAATCCATCTGCTAAGCGATTCCCCGATCGAGTTCGTGCTGGCCTCGGGTGGTCATAATGCCGGCATCGTCTCAGAACCGGGTCACGCCCATCGCAGCTACCAATACCTGCCGGTTGAGAAACGCAGCACCACCTATAGCGACCCGGAAGAATGGCTGGCCGCAGCCAGCACCGCGCCAGGCTCCTGGTGGATACACTGGCAGCAATGGCTGGAGCAACACTCCAGCCCGAATAAGATTACTGCACTGACACCAGAATCCGATCCGGATTTAGGTGATGCGCCAGGCCAGTATGTGATGGAGAAATAA
- a CDS encoding HD-GYP domain-containing protein — protein sequence MYPQEPSKETFPAVAGIRLSELIGALSHALDITEGQPEGHCLRCCWIGMHIGREIGLPEDQLWDLYYTLLLKDLGCSSNAARICELYLTDDLQFKRDFKTVGDSLPKVLQFVLKHTGLKAGLAERFRSVLTILRDGSEIAHELIATRCQRGAEIARLLRFSEDVACGIYSLDEHFNGQGKPQGLSGESIPVFARIALLAQVIDVFHTTDGAQAAMDEVHLRAGRWFDPQLVQSFETVAQYPGFWSTLNSAGIADAVLELEPHSHEVPVDDDYLDDIAAAFGQVVDSKSPYTSGHSARVALYTDMIAESLGLSAERRRWLKRGALLHDVGKLGVSNSILDKAGKLDAEEWDAVKLHASYTETILARISAFSELAKVAAAHHERLDGAGYPRGLSAADISLDTRIITTADIFDAITAERPYRGAIPIARTLEMMAETVGSAIDATCFEALKAALLRLSEKSPPQHD from the coding sequence ATGTACCCCCAGGAACCATCAAAAGAGACTTTTCCCGCTGTCGCCGGCATCCGACTGTCGGAGCTGATTGGTGCGCTTAGTCACGCGCTAGACATCACCGAAGGCCAGCCAGAAGGCCATTGCCTACGCTGCTGCTGGATAGGTATGCATATAGGCCGTGAGATAGGCTTGCCGGAAGATCAGCTGTGGGACCTCTATTACACTCTATTACTCAAAGACTTGGGTTGTAGCAGCAATGCCGCACGCATCTGTGAACTGTATCTGACCGATGACCTTCAATTCAAGCGCGACTTCAAAACTGTCGGTGACAGCTTGCCCAAGGTATTGCAGTTCGTACTCAAGCACACGGGGCTCAAAGCTGGCCTGGCAGAGCGTTTTCGCAGTGTCCTGACGATATTAAGGGATGGCAGTGAGATCGCGCATGAACTCATCGCCACGCGCTGCCAGCGCGGTGCCGAAATCGCCCGCCTGTTACGGTTCTCGGAAGATGTCGCCTGCGGCATCTATAGTCTGGACGAACATTTTAACGGCCAAGGCAAACCGCAAGGACTGAGCGGTGAAAGCATTCCCGTATTTGCCCGTATTGCCCTGCTGGCCCAAGTGATAGATGTATTCCATACCACCGATGGCGCACAGGCCGCGATGGACGAAGTGCATCTGCGTGCCGGGCGCTGGTTTGACCCGCAACTGGTGCAATCCTTCGAGACCGTAGCGCAATACCCTGGTTTCTGGAGCACGCTAAACTCCGCCGGCATAGCCGATGCGGTACTCGAACTGGAACCGCACAGCCATGAGGTGCCGGTCGATGATGACTATCTCGATGACATCGCTGCCGCCTTCGGTCAGGTAGTCGATTCGAAAAGTCCCTACACCAGCGGCCATAGCGCCCGGGTCGCTTTATATACCGACATGATCGCCGAATCCTTAGGGCTTTCCGCTGAACGCCGCAGATGGCTAAAGCGCGGTGCCTTATTGCATGACGTAGGTAAATTAGGGGTCAGTAATAGCATACTCGACAAGGCAGGCAAACTCGATGCGGAAGAATGGGATGCGGTGAAATTACATGCCAGCTATACCGAAACCATACTCGCGCGCATCAGCGCATTTTCGGAACTGGCCAAGGTGGCGGCGGCACACCATGAACGACTTGACGGCGCCGGTTATCCGCGCGGACTGAGCGCAGCCGACATCAGCCTCGACACACGCATCATCACTACCGCCGATATTTTTGACGCAATAACCGCCGAGCGTCCGTATCGTGGCGCAATTCCTATTGCACGTACTCTGGAAATGATGGCGGAGACCGTGGGTAGCGCCATCGATGCCACGTGTTTCGAGGCACTCAAGGCAGCGCTGCTACGTCTGTCAGAAAAATCCCCGCCACAGCATGACTGA